In Kordia antarctica, the following proteins share a genomic window:
- the odhB gene encoding 2-oxoglutarate dehydrogenase complex dihydrolipoyllysine-residue succinyltransferase: MILEMKVPSPGESITEVEIAEWLVQDGDYVTKDQAIAEVDSDKATLELPAEASGTITLKAEEGDAVAVGQVVCLIDTSAEAPSGDAPKAAKKADTPKADAPKAEAPKKEAAPKATEPAKTYASGSASPAAKKVLAEKGMDANAVTGTGKDGRVTKDDAVNAQPSMGTPSGGTRGSERKKLSMLRRKVAERLVSAKNETAMLTTFNEVDMSPIFALRTEYKEAFKAKHGVGLGFMSFFTLAIVRALKLYPAVNSMIDGKEMISYDFCDISIAVSGPKGLMVPVIRNAENLSFRGVEAEVKRLAIRARDGQITVDEMTGGTFTVSNGGVFGSMLSTPIINPPQSAILGMHNIVERPVALNGEVVIRPIMYVAVSYDHRIIDGKESVGFLVAVKEALENPTELLMDNNVKKSLEL; encoded by the coding sequence ATGATTTTAGAAATGAAAGTTCCTTCGCCAGGAGAATCCATCACTGAAGTAGAAATTGCAGAGTGGTTAGTACAAGACGGCGATTATGTAACAAAAGACCAGGCAATTGCTGAGGTTGATTCTGATAAAGCAACGTTAGAGTTGCCAGCAGAAGCTAGTGGAACAATCACCTTAAAAGCAGAAGAAGGCGATGCAGTAGCTGTTGGACAAGTAGTTTGTTTGATTGATACAAGTGCAGAAGCTCCAAGTGGCGACGCACCAAAAGCAGCAAAGAAGGCCGACACACCAAAAGCCGATGCTCCAAAAGCAGAAGCGCCTAAAAAGGAAGCAGCGCCAAAAGCTACCGAACCTGCAAAAACATATGCTTCGGGAAGTGCTTCTCCAGCAGCTAAGAAAGTATTAGCTGAAAAAGGAATGGACGCAAACGCAGTAACAGGAACAGGAAAAGATGGTCGTGTTACAAAAGACGACGCAGTAAATGCGCAACCAAGTATGGGAACTCCTTCTGGTGGAACACGTGGAAGCGAGCGTAAAAAATTATCAATGTTGCGCAGAAAAGTCGCGGAACGTTTAGTATCTGCAAAGAATGAAACGGCAATGTTAACTACATTTAATGAAGTTGATATGTCGCCAATTTTTGCCTTACGTACAGAATACAAAGAAGCGTTTAAAGCAAAGCATGGCGTAGGATTAGGATTTATGTCTTTCTTCACGTTGGCAATTGTAAGAGCGTTAAAATTATATCCAGCGGTCAACTCAATGATTGATGGAAAGGAAATGATTAGTTATGATTTCTGTGACATTAGTATTGCGGTTTCTGGACCAAAAGGATTGATGGTTCCTGTAATTAGAAATGCAGAAAACTTATCATTTAGAGGTGTTGAAGCGGAAGTAAAAAGATTAGCAATTAGAGCAAGAGACGGACAAATTACCGTTGATGAAATGACAGGCGGAACATTCACAGTTTCAAACGGTGGAGTTTTCGGAAGTATGTTATCAACGCCAATAATCAATCCGCCGCAATCGGCAATCTTAGGAATGCACAATATTGTTGAGCGTCCAGTTGCTCTAAACGGTGAAGTAGTGATTAGACCAATTATGTATGTTGCGGTATCATATGATCACAGAATTATTGATGGAAAAGAATCGGTAGGATTCTTAGTAGCAGTTAAAGAAGCATTGGAAAATCCGACAGAATTATTGATGGATAATAATGTAAAGAAATCATTAGAATTGTAG
- a CDS encoding retropepsin-like aspartic protease has product MKKSLRKFLLDKGYQRIKLNRINTNHYEVKAKINGIEGSFILDTGASTSCVGFESIETFNLIAKDSKIKAAGAGAINMDTQISKRNKVSIGKWQKKRIALVLFNLDHVNTALTQHEAEPVHGIIGADILRKGKAVIDYNKNCLYLK; this is encoded by the coding sequence ATGAAAAAGAGTTTACGAAAGTTTTTGTTAGACAAAGGTTATCAGCGCATCAAATTAAACAGAATTAATACAAATCATTACGAAGTAAAAGCAAAGATTAATGGTATTGAAGGAAGTTTTATTTTAGATACTGGCGCGTCTACTTCATGTGTTGGTTTTGAATCTATTGAAACTTTTAATTTGATTGCCAAAGATTCCAAGATTAAAGCTGCTGGCGCTGGTGCTATTAATATGGACACGCAGATTTCTAAAAGAAATAAAGTTTCTATTGGAAAATGGCAAAAAAAACGAATTGCGTTGGTTTTGTTCAATTTAGATCATGTAAATACAGCGTTAACACAACATGAAGCGGAACCTGTGCACGGAATTATTGGTGCAGATATTTTACGAAAAGGAAAAGCTGTGATCGATTATAATAAGAATTGTTTGTATTTGAAATAA
- a CDS encoding alpha-ketoglutarate decarboxylase, whose translation MFLIISMCLISFSAFSQRNSNNSQGSDFWQNVRFGGGLGLSFGNGIFSATVAPSAIYDFNAQFAAGVSLNYTYFNDDDFFKSTVVGGSFIGLFNPIPEIQLSSEFEYLNVSRNFEDPIFVDDNYWQPAVFFGVGYTTSNITVGVRYNVLHDDDKSIYANALVPFFRVYF comes from the coding sequence GTGTTTTTGATAATTTCCATGTGTTTAATTTCATTTTCCGCATTTTCACAACGCAATTCTAATAATTCGCAAGGAAGCGATTTTTGGCAAAATGTTCGTTTTGGTGGCGGATTGGGCTTGAGTTTTGGAAACGGAATTTTTAGTGCCACAGTAGCGCCAAGTGCTATTTATGATTTTAACGCGCAGTTTGCGGCAGGAGTTTCGTTGAATTACACCTATTTTAATGATGATGATTTTTTTAAGTCTACTGTTGTTGGTGGAAGTTTTATTGGATTGTTTAATCCGATACCTGAAATTCAACTTTCAAGTGAGTTTGAGTATTTGAATGTGAGTCGTAATTTTGAAGATCCAATTTTTGTGGATGATAATTATTGGCAACCAGCCGTATTTTTTGGCGTTGGGTATACAACGAGTAATATTACCGTTGGTGTTCGGTATAATGTGCTACATGATGATGATAAAAGTATTTATGCAAATGCGTTGGTGCCGTTTTTTAGAGTTTATTTTTAA
- a CDS encoding TatD family hydrolase, translated as MTITDTHTHLYSEAFDEDRNEMMQRAINSGVRRFFVPAIDSTYTERMFQLEKDYPNEVFLMSGLHPTHVKENYKEELAHVEALLLERKYYAVGEIGIDLYWDKTFLKQQQEAFQYQIQLAKKYKLPIVIHCRDAFDEVFEVLEKEKSESLFGIFHCFTGTKEQAEKAIGYNMKLGIGGVVTFKNGKIDKFLNEIPLEHIVLETDSPYLAPTPYRGKRNESSYVMNVLEKVSEIYQLPETEIASVTTENSKAVFGV; from the coding sequence ATGACAATTACAGATACACATACACACTTATATAGTGAAGCGTTTGATGAAGATAGAAATGAAATGATGCAACGTGCTATAAACAGTGGCGTTCGTAGGTTTTTTGTTCCAGCAATTGATTCAACATATACGGAAAGAATGTTTCAGCTTGAAAAGGACTATCCAAACGAAGTATTTCTTATGTCAGGATTGCATCCAACGCATGTAAAAGAAAATTACAAAGAAGAATTAGCGCATGTTGAAGCGTTACTTTTAGAACGAAAATATTATGCAGTTGGCGAAATCGGAATTGATTTATATTGGGATAAAACATTCTTAAAGCAACAACAAGAAGCATTTCAATACCAAATTCAACTCGCAAAAAAATATAAATTACCAATCGTAATTCATTGCCGAGATGCGTTTGATGAAGTTTTTGAAGTATTAGAAAAAGAAAAAAGTGAGTCGCTATTCGGAATCTTTCACTGTTTCACAGGAACAAAAGAACAGGCTGAAAAAGCAATTGGATACAATATGAAACTAGGAATTGGCGGAGTTGTTACGTTTAAAAACGGGAAAATAGACAAATTCCTAAATGAAATTCCATTAGAACATATCGTCTTAGAAACCGATTCACCTTATTTAGCACCAACGCCATACAGAGGAAAACGCAATGAAAGTAGTTATGTAATGAATGTGTTAGAAAAAGTATCAGAAATCTATCAATTGCCAGAAACAGAAATCGCTAGCGTAACCACGGAAAACTCAAAAGCTGTTTTTGGCGTTTAA
- a CDS encoding MotA/TolQ/ExbB proton channel family protein, with the protein MKKGFSIMAVAMLTILNVGVATAQTATEAVPEAQGFHQVLKEYFIKGGPGFMGIVLLCLIIGLAICIERIIYLNMASTNNKRLLSNVENALATGGVEAAKEVARNTKGPVASIFYQGLDRMDEGVDNAEKAVVAYGGVQMGQLERNVSWISLFIAIAPMLGFMGTVIGMIQAFDKIAAVGSLDASLIASSIQVALLTTVFGLIVGIILQIFYNYIIAKIDSIVNDMEDSSISLIDLLVRYKK; encoded by the coding sequence ATGAAAAAAGGATTTTCTATTATGGCTGTAGCCATGTTAACGATTTTAAACGTAGGTGTTGCAACGGCACAAACTGCGACTGAAGCTGTACCAGAAGCTCAAGGTTTTCACCAAGTATTGAAAGAATACTTTATAAAAGGGGGGCCAGGATTCATGGGTATTGTATTGTTATGTCTTATTATAGGACTAGCAATATGTATCGAAAGAATCATTTATTTGAATATGGCTTCCACAAATAACAAACGATTATTATCTAATGTTGAGAATGCATTAGCAACTGGTGGTGTTGAAGCAGCGAAAGAAGTTGCAAGAAACACAAAAGGACCTGTTGCATCTATTTTCTATCAAGGATTAGATCGTATGGACGAAGGAGTTGACAATGCTGAAAAAGCTGTTGTTGCTTACGGAGGTGTACAAATGGGACAATTAGAAAGAAACGTATCATGGATTTCTTTATTCATCGCAATTGCGCCGATGTTAGGATTCATGGGAACAGTAATTGGTATGATTCAAGCCTTTGATAAAATTGCGGCTGTTGGATCATTAGATGCTTCCCTTATTGCGAGTTCTATTCAGGTAGCCTTATTAACAACCGTATTTGGTCTTATCGTGGGTATTATCCTTCAGATTTTCTATAACTATATTATTGCTAAGATTGATAGTATTGTAAACGATATGGAAGATTCATCTATTTCTTTAATAGATTTATTAGTTCGTTACAAAAAATAA
- a CDS encoding 2-oxoglutarate dehydrogenase E1 component, with amino-acid sequence MDRFSFLNAAHTAYFAELYDQYLQNPDSVEPSWRAFFQGYDFGTESYGEEQDATETVSNVVIPENVKKEFQVVKLIDGYRTRGHLFTRTNPVRERRKYEPTLALENFGLNENDLDKSFEAGEIIGLGKTTLRNIITHLERIYCESIGVEYMYIRKPEQIEWIQQKLNVNDNHPQFSADEKKYILKKLNEAVSFENFLHTKYVGQKRFSLEGGESLIPALDAVVEKAADKGVKEFVLGMAHRGRLNVLKNIFGKSAIDIFSEFDGKDYEEVIFDGDVKYHLGLTSDRETVNGKKIRMNIAPNPSHLETVGAVVEGIARAKQDRDHAHNFSEVLPIVIHGDAAIAGQGLVYEIVQMAQLDGYKTGGTIHIVVNNQIGFTTNYLDGRSSTYCTDVGKVTLSPVLHVNADDAEAVVHAALFALEYRMAFKRDVFIDLLGYRKYGHNEGDEPRFTQPKLYKAIAKHNNPRDVYAEKLQKQGIIDGNYVQEIEKQYKDLLEEKLEDSRKEEKTVITPFMQEAWKDLGLERVDEEAMAKNIDTTYPTEKLTEIAKVVSKLPSDKKFLRKIERLISSRLDMFEQDKIDWGMGEMLAYGSLLQEGFDVRISGQDVERGTFSHRHAVVKAEESEEEIILLEHVAKNQGNFYIYNSLLSEYGVVGFDYGYAMASPNTLTIWEAQFGDFSNGAQIMIDQYISAAEDKWKTPNGLVLLLPHGYEGQGAEHSSGRMERYLQMCAKDNMFIADCTTPANFYHLLRRQMKADFRKPLIVFTPKSLLRHPKAVSAVAEFANGTFQKLIDDVDVKADNVKTLVFCTGKFYYDLLEERENQGREADVALVRLEQLFPLPKTKIKEIIAKYTNADEIVWAQEEPRNMGAYSHLLMHMDEVRNFRVASRRFYGAPAAGSSVRSKRRHAEVITYVFDKTKDNMR; translated from the coding sequence ATGGATAGATTTTCCTTTTTAAATGCAGCGCATACAGCATATTTTGCTGAATTATACGATCAATATTTACAAAATCCTGATAGCGTAGAGCCAAGTTGGCGCGCTTTCTTTCAAGGATATGATTTTGGAACCGAAAGTTATGGAGAAGAGCAAGATGCTACGGAAACCGTTTCAAATGTTGTCATTCCTGAAAATGTAAAGAAAGAATTTCAAGTTGTAAAACTTATTGACGGATATCGTACTCGTGGACACTTATTCACGAGAACAAATCCGGTGCGCGAACGAAGAAAATACGAGCCAACATTAGCGTTAGAAAATTTCGGATTAAACGAAAATGATTTAGACAAATCGTTTGAAGCAGGCGAAATTATTGGTCTTGGAAAAACAACATTGCGAAACATTATTACACACCTAGAACGTATTTATTGCGAATCTATCGGTGTGGAATATATGTATATCAGAAAACCAGAACAGATTGAATGGATTCAACAAAAATTGAATGTAAACGACAATCATCCGCAGTTTTCGGCAGACGAAAAAAAGTATATTCTAAAAAAATTAAATGAAGCTGTTTCTTTTGAAAACTTCTTACACACAAAATATGTTGGACAAAAACGTTTCTCGCTAGAAGGTGGAGAATCGTTAATTCCTGCACTAGATGCAGTTGTTGAAAAAGCAGCAGACAAAGGTGTAAAAGAGTTTGTTCTTGGAATGGCACACAGAGGTCGCTTGAATGTGTTGAAAAATATCTTTGGGAAATCTGCAATAGATATCTTTAGTGAATTTGATGGGAAAGATTATGAAGAAGTAATTTTTGACGGTGATGTAAAATATCACTTAGGATTAACTTCAGATAGAGAAACCGTAAATGGTAAAAAAATCCGCATGAACATTGCGCCGAATCCTTCACACTTGGAAACTGTTGGTGCCGTTGTGGAAGGAATTGCACGTGCAAAACAAGATCGTGATCATGCTCATAATTTCTCAGAAGTATTACCAATAGTAATTCACGGTGATGCTGCAATTGCAGGACAAGGTTTGGTTTACGAAATTGTGCAAATGGCTCAATTAGATGGTTACAAAACTGGAGGAACTATTCATATTGTTGTAAACAATCAAATTGGATTTACAACGAACTATTTAGATGGACGTTCATCAACGTATTGTACAGATGTTGGTAAAGTAACGCTTTCGCCAGTATTACACGTAAATGCAGACGACGCAGAAGCAGTTGTACACGCAGCATTATTTGCGTTGGAATACAGAATGGCATTTAAGCGTGATGTATTTATTGACTTATTAGGATATCGTAAATATGGTCATAACGAAGGTGATGAGCCACGTTTTACACAACCAAAATTATACAAAGCAATTGCTAAACATAATAATCCACGTGATGTCTACGCTGAAAAACTTCAGAAACAAGGAATCATTGATGGAAACTATGTGCAAGAAATAGAAAAACAATACAAAGACTTACTAGAAGAGAAACTAGAAGACTCTCGTAAAGAAGAAAAAACAGTCATTACGCCATTCATGCAAGAAGCTTGGAAAGACTTAGGTCTAGAAAGAGTTGATGAAGAAGCAATGGCAAAAAATATAGATACAACCTATCCAACAGAAAAATTAACTGAAATTGCCAAAGTTGTATCAAAACTTCCGTCAGATAAAAAGTTCTTACGTAAAATAGAACGCTTAATCTCAAGTCGTTTAGACATGTTTGAGCAAGACAAGATCGATTGGGGAATGGGAGAAATGTTAGCATACGGATCTTTATTGCAAGAAGGATTTGATGTGCGGATCTCAGGACAAGATGTAGAAAGAGGAACATTCTCGCACCGACATGCAGTTGTAAAAGCAGAAGAATCGGAAGAAGAAATTATATTATTAGAACATGTAGCGAAAAATCAAGGAAACTTCTACATCTATAATTCATTATTATCAGAATATGGAGTTGTAGGATTTGATTATGGATATGCAATGGCAAGTCCGAACACACTAACCATTTGGGAAGCACAATTTGGAGATTTCAGCAATGGAGCGCAAATTATGATTGATCAATATATTTCTGCCGCAGAAGACAAGTGGAAAACACCAAACGGATTGGTACTATTATTGCCACATGGTTATGAAGGACAAGGAGCAGAACATTCATCGGGTCGTATGGAACGGTATTTACAAATGTGTGCAAAAGACAATATGTTTATTGCCGATTGTACAACGCCAGCAAATTTTTATCACTTGTTGCGTCGTCAGATGAAAGCAGATTTCAGAAAGCCATTAATCGTATTCACACCAAAAAGTTTATTACGTCATCCAAAAGCGGTTTCAGCTGTAGCTGAATTTGCAAACGGAACTTTTCAGAAGTTAATTGATGATGTTGATGTAAAAGCAGACAACGTAAAAACGTTGGTATTCTGTACAGGTAAATTTTATTATGATTTATTAGAAGAACGCGAAAATCAAGGAAGAGAAGCTGATGTTGCTTTAGTTCGATTGGAGCAATTATTTCCGTTGCCGAAAACAAAAATTAAAGAAATAATTGCAAAATATACCAACGCAGACGAGATTGTTTGGGCACAAGAAGAGCCTAGAAATATGGGAGCGTACAGTCATTTACTAATGCACATGGATGAAGTGAGAAACTTTAGAGTAGCTTCTAGAAGATTTTACGGAGCACCAGCAGCAGGAAGTTCGGTGCGATCAAAACGTCGTCATGCAGAAGTAATCACATATGTTTTTGATAAAACTAAAGACAACATGCGTTAA
- a CDS encoding ExbD/TolR family protein yields MGRRNIPEVNAGSMADIAFLLLIFFLVTTTFEVDAGINRKLPPMPPPGVIPPIIKQKNLFTVQVNKNNDLLVEEVPMELKDLREATIKFLDNGGGTNENGEPCNYCKGERKDDSSDHPNKAIISVKNDRETEYKTFISVQNELVGAYNFLRNRESMKIYGKKFTTLDSLFSDPKLKDNSPEKIELNKKIERIKEMYPQKISEAETNN; encoded by the coding sequence ATGGGAAGAAGAAACATACCAGAAGTTAATGCAGGATCTATGGCAGATATTGCATTCCTACTTCTTATCTTTTTCTTAGTAACAACTACTTTTGAAGTAGACGCTGGTATCAACAGAAAGTTGCCGCCAATGCCACCTCCAGGAGTAATACCTCCAATAATCAAGCAGAAGAATTTATTCACTGTTCAAGTAAACAAGAACAATGATCTTTTGGTTGAGGAAGTGCCGATGGAATTAAAAGATTTGCGTGAAGCAACTATTAAATTCTTAGATAACGGTGGAGGAACTAACGAAAACGGTGAGCCATGTAATTACTGCAAAGGAGAAAGAAAAGATGATTCGTCAGATCATCCTAACAAAGCTATTATCTCAGTTAAAAATGACAGAGAAACAGAATATAAAACATTTATTTCTGTACAAAATGAGCTTGTAGGTGCTTACAATTTCTTAAGAAACAGAGAATCCATGAAAATTTATGGTAAAAAGTTTACCACTTTAGATTCATTGTTCAGTGATCCAAAACTAAAAGATAATTCTCCTGAAAAGATAGAATTAAATAAGAAAATAGAAAGGATTAAGGAAATGTATCCTCAGAAGATATCTGAAGCAGAAACTAATAATTAA
- a CDS encoding carboxypeptidase-like regulatory domain-containing protein gives MRTILTIISLFFATSAFSQYTITIDAFVLDEHTKQPIPYVNIQCVGKDIKTITNASGKFTLTFDEDFVSDTDTFQFITIGYDSLSVEMSKLSKYLMVSNKIYLTATKKETLGNTINGTVFSGKNMTIQNAAVRIKNTFIEVQTTVDGHFEIPTKIGDTLVVDYIGMHEKEIIVSSLNSVNIKLKPNAELLKAVLIKGNKTKKKKRYVDTGFGKVDFNAFSLGSMLTSDDIGSHRVYLTDVLRGRIAGLNVAMGEGNVRSRFNSWARTSFKSATSKIRTQPGQPILSIRGQEALIFYDGFPYYGNINEIDVNTIDTIVVLKSLATTVLYGSQPTILITSKNRFLEKDENGQAIDAALVTDNLYTESVPLLSGTTQKSNYISALQNAKTYQEALKIYKAQSQNEKFQTVSYYVDVSEYFMKWNREKSIEILLNIEKIAGSNPKVLKVLAYKLEELKQFEQAKLIYQRIATLLPNAAQSYRDLALIYKNTGDYQQSLDLYKKMLANSIENIDFKSLEKPLLSEMQQLLRRYRSEVAYKDLPSNVLTTTFKYDVRIVFEWNTADAEFELQFVNPNSKFYTWEHSIIANKNRMLNEVKNGCHMEEFIIDEAMDSGEWIINVKNLKAAKAFSPTYLKYTIYKNYGMQNEERTVKVIQLNKQQEKVTIDKIKYQPAQ, from the coding sequence ATGAGAACGATTCTTACCATAATTTCTCTTTTTTTCGCAACGTCTGCTTTTTCGCAATACACAATTACGATAGATGCTTTTGTTTTAGATGAACATACAAAACAGCCAATTCCGTATGTGAATATTCAATGTGTTGGAAAAGACATCAAGACAATTACAAATGCTTCTGGTAAATTTACACTTACGTTTGATGAAGATTTTGTAAGCGACACCGATACTTTTCAATTTATAACAATTGGGTATGATTCACTTTCGGTAGAAATGTCAAAACTTAGTAAATATTTGATGGTTTCCAATAAAATATATCTGACAGCGACTAAAAAAGAAACGCTCGGAAATACAATTAATGGAACTGTTTTTAGTGGAAAAAACATGACAATTCAAAATGCTGCTGTTCGTATAAAAAATACATTTATAGAAGTTCAAACTACCGTTGATGGACACTTTGAAATACCAACCAAAATAGGCGATACACTTGTAGTTGATTACATAGGAATGCACGAAAAAGAAATAATTGTTTCTAGTTTGAATTCTGTCAACATAAAATTAAAACCCAACGCAGAACTCTTGAAAGCAGTTTTGATTAAAGGAAATAAAACGAAAAAGAAAAAACGATATGTTGATACTGGATTTGGAAAAGTAGATTTCAATGCGTTTTCATTAGGTTCCATGTTAACTTCAGATGATATAGGTTCGCATCGTGTATATCTTACAGATGTTTTAAGAGGAAGAATTGCGGGTTTAAATGTAGCTATGGGCGAAGGAAATGTTCGTTCTCGATTTAATTCTTGGGCTCGAACAAGCTTTAAATCAGCGACAAGTAAAATAAGAACACAACCTGGACAACCAATTCTCTCCATCAGAGGTCAGGAAGCACTTATATTCTATGACGGATTTCCATATTACGGAAATATAAATGAAATAGATGTAAATACCATTGATACTATTGTGGTTTTAAAATCGTTGGCAACAACAGTATTGTATGGAAGTCAACCCACTATATTAATCACATCTAAAAATAGATTTCTGGAAAAAGATGAAAACGGACAAGCAATTGATGCCGCTTTGGTGACTGATAATTTATATACGGAATCAGTACCTTTATTATCTGGCACAACTCAAAAATCAAATTATATTTCAGCATTGCAAAACGCAAAAACGTATCAAGAAGCATTGAAAATATACAAAGCGCAATCGCAAAACGAGAAATTTCAAACCGTATCTTATTATGTAGATGTTTCTGAATATTTTATGAAGTGGAATCGAGAAAAATCAATAGAAATATTATTAAACATAGAAAAAATCGCGGGAAGCAATCCGAAAGTATTAAAAGTATTAGCGTATAAGTTAGAAGAATTGAAGCAGTTTGAACAGGCAAAATTAATCTATCAACGAATTGCGACACTTTTACCAAATGCAGCACAATCGTATCGCGATTTAGCTTTGATTTACAAAAACACAGGCGATTACCAACAATCGTTGGATTTGTATAAAAAAATGCTTGCGAATTCCATCGAAAACATAGATTTCAAAAGTTTGGAAAAACCATTATTAAGCGAAATGCAACAATTACTTCGAAGATATAGAAGTGAAGTAGCTTATAAAGATTTACCATCAAATGTATTAACGACAACTTTTAAATACGATGTTCGAATTGTGTTTGAGTGGAATACCGCTGACGCAGAATTTGAATTGCAATTCGTAAACCCAAATAGTAAATTTTACACTTGGGAACATTCAATCATTGCAAATAAAAATCGCATGCTTAATGAGGTAAAAAATGGATGTCACATGGAAGAATTCATTATTGATGAAGCGATGGATTCAGGTGAATGGATTATCAATGTGAAAAATCTAAAAGCAGCAAAAGCATTCAGTCCAACGTATTTAAAGTATACGATCTACAAAAATTACGGAATGCAAAATGAGGAACGAACTGTAAAAGTGATACAACTCAACAAGCAACAAGAAAAGGTTACCATTGATAAAATAAAATATCAACCAGCACAATAA
- a CDS encoding asparaginase: MTQPNILLIYTGGTIGMIKDFETGALRAFDFDKLLERIPELSHLDCDIETVTFEKPIDSSDMSPKYWIQMATIVEENYDKFDGFVILHGSDTMSYSASALSFMLENLAKPVIFTGSQLPIGDLRTDAKENLITSIQIASLQDKHGNPQITEVGLYFEYKLYRANRTTKINAEHFEAFNSLNYPPLAESGVHLKIFKENLWRPTKGKALKVYKEIDNNIALIKLFPGITRASLEGFLVSNTIKAIILETYGAGNAPTEAWFLGFLQKIKEKGIIIVNVTQCSGGKVIMGQYETSVALKNLGIISGKDITTEAAIAKIMYLLGRKINKTEFKIRFETEIRGEMS; encoded by the coding sequence ATGACACAACCCAACATATTACTCATATATACTGGTGGAACCATTGGAATGATCAAAGATTTTGAAACAGGAGCTTTGCGTGCTTTTGATTTTGATAAACTCTTAGAGCGTATTCCTGAACTTTCACATTTAGATTGTGACATTGAAACCGTAACCTTTGAAAAACCTATCGATTCCTCAGACATGAGTCCGAAATATTGGATACAAATGGCAACTATTGTTGAGGAAAACTACGATAAATTTGATGGTTTTGTTATTTTACACGGAAGTGACACTATGAGTTATTCGGCATCTGCATTGAGTTTTATGTTGGAAAATTTAGCAAAACCAGTCATATTTACGGGTTCACAATTACCAATTGGAGATTTGCGTACGGATGCAAAAGAAAACTTAATCACATCCATTCAGATTGCTTCTTTACAAGATAAACATGGAAATCCACAAATAACAGAAGTTGGACTCTATTTTGAATACAAATTGTACCGAGCCAATCGAACTACAAAAATAAATGCAGAACATTTTGAAGCTTTTAACTCTTTAAATTATCCGCCATTGGCAGAATCTGGTGTGCATTTAAAAATTTTTAAAGAAAATTTATGGCGTCCAACAAAAGGAAAAGCATTAAAAGTTTACAAAGAAATTGACAATAATATTGCATTAATTAAACTATTTCCTGGAATAACTCGAGCTAGTTTGGAAGGTTTTTTAGTTTCAAACACCATAAAAGCAATTATTTTAGAGACGTATGGAGCAGGAAATGCACCAACTGAAGCGTGGTTTTTAGGATTTTTACAAAAAATAAAGGAAAAAGGTATAATTATTGTGAATGTTACGCAGTGTTCCGGTGGTAAAGTTATTATGGGACAATATGAAACCAGTGTTGCGCTAAAAAACCTAGGGATTATAAGCGGTAAGGACATTACAACAGAAGCTGCTATTGCAAAAATAATGTATCTTTTGGGGCGAAAAATCAACAAAACTGAGTTCAAAATTAGGTTTGAAACAGAAATAAGAGGCGAAATGTCTTAA
- a CDS encoding ExbD/TolR family protein, with amino-acid sequence MSKFKKKKSGELPPVSTAALPDIVFMLLFFFMTVTTFKKDDYKVRQDFPRADQVQILNKEDKVIYIYAGKPSERYQAEVGTQAKIQLNDKFADVSEIKDYWFNEINNNPKLGQQFQNIAITALKVDGETNMGLVSDIKQQLREINALKINYTTKKGKFSDNLK; translated from the coding sequence ATGTCTAAATTTAAAAAGAAAAAAAGTGGTGAGTTACCACCAGTATCTACAGCAGCTTTGCCAGATATTGTTTTTATGTTATTATTTTTCTTCATGACGGTAACAACGTTTAAGAAAGATGATTACAAAGTAAGACAAGATTTCCCTCGTGCTGATCAAGTTCAGATATTAAACAAAGAGGATAAAGTAATCTACATTTATGCGGGAAAGCCAAGTGAGAGATACCAAGCTGAAGTAGGAACACAAGCAAAAATTCAGTTAAATGATAAATTTGCTGATGTTTCTGAAATCAAGGATTATTGGTTCAACGAAATCAATAACAATCCAAAGCTTGGACAGCAATTTCAAAATATTGCCATCACTGCTTTAAAAGTAGATGGTGAAACGAATATGGGTTTAGTCTCTGATATTAAACAACAACTTCGTGAAATAAATGCTTTAAAGATTAACTATACTACCAAAAAAGGGAAGTTTAGTGATAATTTAAAGTAA